One Pyrenophora tritici-repentis strain M4 chromosome 5, whole genome shotgun sequence DNA window includes the following coding sequences:
- a CDS encoding HHT1, Histones H3 and H4 — protein sequence MARTKPRPKVTVTGGKPAQKALASKARRQVAGKSTRKAPVAVKKKRKFKAGTVALREIKRYQRGFELLLRKLPFSRVVREFAQVHKADIRFQRSAIEALQEATEAFLVGYFEDCNINAIHAKRVTIQEKDSQLARRYFARELLAFL from the exons ATGGCAAGGACAAAACCACGGCCTAAGGTCACCG TTACTGGCGGCAAGCCGGCTCAGAAGGCCCTTGCTAGTAAGGCTAGACGTCAAGTAGCAGGAAAGTCTACGCGAAAGGCACCTGTAGCTgttaagaagaagcgcaagtttaAGGCCGGCA CTGTCGCATTACGGGAAATCAAGAGATACCAGAGAGGTTTTGAACTACTCTTGCGAAAACTCCCCTTTTCCCGCGTAGTGCGCGAATTTGCACAGGTGCACAAGGCCGATATCCGCTTTCAACGATCTGCAATCGAAGCTCTTCAGGAAGCTACAGAAGCTTTCTTAGTTGGTTATTTTGAGG ACTGCAACATCAATGCTATTCACGCAAAGAGGGTTACTATTCAAGAGAAGGATTCTCAATTGGCTAGGCGCTACTTTGCGCGCGAGTTACTAGCTTTTCTCTAG
- a CDS encoding Trichoplein multi-domain protein, whose amino-acid sequence MSCINAAIEAIESRDPGDKFTYSEVARRFGVDRSTLSRRHQQIRGSNEAKSRNQQLLHPHQELQLLEHIDELTEAGLPPTRTMIQNFASAIAGRATSQSWVTRFFHRHPDAIISRWSTGLDRNRHRADSVYKYESYFDLLSTKMAQHHIRAQDVYNMDEKGFLIGVTGRSKRVFSKQKYETGGFKKVIQDGNRDWITVIAAICADGSTLPPAIIYEATSGNMYARWVDDIAIDDPVYVTSSPSGWTNDQVGLAWLEQVFDRHTKEKAGNHTRLLILDGHGSHVTMEFIDYAIAHNIMLLILPPHSTHTLQPLDVVMFKPLAAAYSLSLQHYLQASHGLLAVRKDDFYRLFKPAWDSSFIKKHALKAFKATGIAPIDPEVVLKKFRKSTLTAPPPLVNVSRATITNLINQAYDPSSIAANNLSEILLRLQAAKEIAEYEKDALRAALHVHQKPRNRHEPPLDLQQRKAFHSGAVWWSPCKLREARFRQLVKEKEKEKELLDKIELKEAKENNRIYQLKIKEAARAAREEAKKVRDEAKAVKAAELDAKRRDRDAAKAIQQPQSGKRKASKPAAKQQPKKRRVGGAGGGTLAEVAAPAPHQQPPDAAGPSIHRKISR is encoded by the exons atgagttgtatcaacgctgcgattgaagctattgaatcgcgtgatcccggagataaatttacatactctgaggttgcgcgccgctttggtgttgatcgctctacgttgtcgcgacgccatcaacagatccggggctcaaatgaagccaaatcacgtaatcagcaactccttcacccacaccaggagctacagcttctagagcacattgacgagcttactgaggctggcttaccaccgacgaggactatgatccagaactttgctagtgctatagccggaagggctacctcccaaagctgggtgacgcgcttctttcaccgtcatcccgacgcgattatatcacgttggtcaactggtttggaccgcaatcgccaccgggctgattctgtatacaagtacgagtcgtactttgatctactatctactaaaatggctcagcaccatattcgggcgcaggatgtatataatatggatgagaagggattccttattggagtgacggggaggagtaagagagtgtttagtaagcagaaatatgagactgggggctttaagaaagtgatacaggacggcaacagagattggatcactgttatcgctgctatatgtgctgatgggagtacgttaccgcccgcgattatatacgaagctacttcgggcaacatgtacgccagatgggttgatgatatcgcaattgacgatccagtctacgttacctcaagtccctcagggtggaccaatgatcaggtaggcctggcatggctcgaacaggtgtttgatcgccatacgaaggagaaggccggcaatcacacacgcttactcatccttgacggccatgggagtcacgttactatggagtttattgactATGCGATCGCCCACAATATTATGTTACTCATACTACCCCCCCATAGTACCCAtacgctgcagccactcgatgtggtaatgttcaaacctctggcagccgcgtactcactcagcttgcagcactacctccaggcgagccacggtctcttagctgtgaggaaggatgacttctaccgtcttttcaagcctgcctgggactcctctttcattaagaagcacgcgttgaaggcatttaaagccactgggatagctcctatagatcccgaagtagtacttaaaaagttccgaaagtcaacactaacagcaccgccgccactagtgaacgtgagtagagctactatcacgaacctcattaatcaggcctacgatccgagctctattgcggccaacaacctctcagaaatactcctccgcctccaggctgccaaagagatcgccgagtacgagaaggacgcactgcgcgcggcgctacacgttcaccagaagccccgcaatcggcacgaacctcccctagatctacagcagcgaaaagcgttccattcaggggcagtttggtggtcgccgtgcaagcttcgagaggcccgcttcaggcagctagtgaaggagaaggagaaggagaaagagctacttgataagatagagttgaaagaggcaaaggagaacaacaggatctatcaacttaagatcaaagaggcagcgcgggcggcgcgtgaggaggcaaagaaggtgcgggatgaagccaaggctgtaaaggctgccgaacttgacgccaaacgacgcgatcgcgacgctgcaaaggctatacaacaaccccaatcgggcaagcgtaaggcttcaaagcccgctgcaaagcaacagccaaaaaaacgacgcgtgggtggtgctggcggtggcactctggctgaggtggctgcaccggctccccaccaacaaccacccgacgcggccgggcc atcaatacaccggaaaatctcgcgataa